Within the Elusimicrobiota bacterium genome, the region TACACGCTGTCGGGAAGCTATGAAAACACTCTAAAGCTCTGGTACGCCGCTCCAAACTACGCTTACGCGGTTGCAAGTGAACTGCGGGCAGACTATCCTGTCCCCGCCCTGCCCGGCAAAATGGAACAAGGCAGGTATGAAAGGAAGAGCTCTTTTGACGCCCGCGTGGAAAAAACGAAGGCTGATTATGAACGCGCCGTTAAGGCTTACAATGCCCGCCTACCGGCAGGCCCGTCAGCCGGCGAATTTGGCCGCGCCTTCGCCGCTTTCTACGGCAAGCCCCGGATAGCCTCAACAAGCTATGCCGCTGATACCGGCATATTTACCTTCAAGGTTTCAGCCAGCGGGGCGCAGGACAAGCGTGAATACGTTTTTGAACTCAAGCAGCCCGTGCCCAACGCCGAAGCCGAGAATTTTGAGCCCGCGCTCAAGTCCGCAAGGCCGGTTGTCTATTTCAGGCTGGCAAACGGGGCCATCTCGCCTTCTGGCGCGAAGGTGGAAGTGAACGGAAAAAAATACGACGCTATGCCCGCCGCCGAAACCGTGCAAGCCGCTCCCGAAGTGGCGGATTTGAGCGGACTTATAGGCACAACCATCAGGCCGGGACAGATTGAAATTTCCGCCATCGCCACCAATACGGACAATCCCAAACTTGCGGCAAAGGCGGCGGAGTTGGCAAAGCTCCGGAAGGAAAATGCGGACAAGGCTACAATAGCCGAGATGGAAGCAGAGATTTCCAAACTAAAAGACGAGGGAGTGCCCACTTATACTTCCGACGTGGACGCGGCCAATTTCAAAAACGCCGAGCGCGGGGAGGATTTTGCGCTGATCGTGGGAGTGGAGTCCTACGAGCAAAAGGATTTGCCAAAGGCCGATTATGCCGAGCGCGACGCCGAGGCTGTGAAGCAATACCTGCTTGCGTTGGGTCTGCCGGAGCGCAACATAAAGCTGCTCAAGGGCTCCGGGGCAACCTATGCCAAGCTAAGGAGCTATCTGGAATCATGGCTGCCTAAAAACGTGAAGGAAGACTCGCGCGTGTTCTTCTATTTTTCCGGCCACGGCGCGCCCGATGCCAAAACAGGCAGCGCGTACCTGTTGCCGTGGGACGGCAATCCCGAATTTCTGGAGACCAGCGCTTATCCGCTGAAGGAAGCTTATGAAAACCTCGGCAAGCTGAAAGCGCGCCAGGTGGTGGTGGCCTTGGACTCTTGTTTTTCAGGCGCAGGCGGGCGCTCAGTAATACAAAAAGGCGCGCGTCCGCTTGTTGTGGTGCGGAATATTAATGCTTTACCACAGAGCCTTACGCTACTTGCCGCCGCCAGCGGCGACGAGATAACCGGCGGACTGGAGGAGCAGGGGCACGGAATATTCACTTATCATCTGTTGAAAGGGATTTATTCCGGTATCGCTGATTCCAGCAAGCTGTGTAAATACTTTAAACCCAAAGTGCAGGACGCCGCCGCCCGCCAAAACCGCACGCAGACGCCTATATGCAAAGGCGCGGATGTGGATTTTCTGCGTTAACGGCTTATAGAACCCGCCCGGCTGGACGAAGACTTCAACCCGGCCAAGGGCCTTCTGAAAGCCAAATGGCGCTGAGCACTGGAGCGGTAGGGACTCATCATCTTCAAACCTTTTCGGTGTTTCCATCGTCTCATTTTGGTTGTTTTGTGTCCGATGAATGATTTGTCTTCAACCATGAAAGGTGAACTGACATGAACTACTGGCAGGTTTCTGCGGGGTCGTATCAACGGGACTACACAGCCGACTTCCTAAAGTACGGCATGGCTTTCGTGGGCGGGACGAAGCAGATCGACACCATGCCGCAGGTGAATCTTGGAGACCGGATGATTCTGAAACGAGGGAAGACCAATATTGTCGCAGCGGGCACGGTCGTGGAACGGAAAGGCAGGGTCAGGGGAAATGCGGAGATATCTGGTGAAGAAGATAAGCGATGGCTGCTGGACTATGATGGTTGGTACCTGCCTGCCTATTGCTATGTGGAATGGCATGTCCCACCGCAGCCGTTGGCAGTAAAGAGGCTGACTCGGTCGACTATCCAGCGCTGCAAGATACTTGGACTCAGACAAGAGGCAGACCAGATCATCGCGACATGGCCAGTCCGATCCCTTGCACCGGAACCAACCAGTGTTGCCGATCTAAGCGACGACGCGATATTGGAATTTCTCGTCAGTAAAGGGCGGTGCCCGTCAACCGTCGAATTGACGGAATCTCTGAAACGGATTCGACTTCTTGCCAAGCACTACTATCATGAACAGGGGTTCAGATGGAACGACGTTAGGGAGCACGAGACCCGTACGTTCCTCATCATTCCGTTCCTCCTCGCTCTCGGGTGGTCTGAAAAGCAGATTAAGATTGAGTTGCCAGTGACGGGCGGGAGGGTGGATATTGCCTGTTTCTCCCGTGTTTATCATCGCTGCAACGATGAGTGCGTCCTAGTCCTGGAAAGCAAAGGCTTCAGCCAAGGATTGGACTATGCTCACGGACAGGGCAAGCACTACGCCACCAAGTTTCCCAAGTGTCAGGTGGTCATCGCGTCCAACGGGTACTGCTACAAGGCGTACTGCCGTAAGCCCGATGGGACGGGTTTTGAGGAGTCGCCGTCGGCCTACCTAAATCTCATCCACCCTACGAAAATGTATCCGTTGGATCCCTCGATCGGTGGCGGGACTCACCTGCTCTCGTATCTTCTCCCCCCGGCTGTAAAGTTGCAGGCAATTTGGCAGATGTAAAGGGATTTGTTATTCAGCAGCGGTCTTACGGCATTAATGCCGGGGAGAAGTATCTCCTGAACAAGCTTAAGACCGCGCTGCCGGACGACAGCCTTATCTGGCACAACATAGACCTGCTGAATCATTATCGGCCGACATAGTGGCGTGCCTGCTGCGTTTTGGCGTTATTATCTTCGAGGTTAAGGGCTGGGAGAAAGGCACACTGGCCCGCATGTGAAGTGGAGTGTTGTTGTGTAGCCTATGGCGCAAAGCCATTTCGTCTGCTAGACTATACCTGTCGTTTGTTGCAAATGTTCTTTGACATTCTAATTCCTTAGTGATTCGGAGGAATCAATAAGGAAGATGAGTTTTGCGGCAATGAGCCGCAAAAAAGGAGGGTGCTATGTATAATAAAGCAGTTCGGGCCATGGCACACTCTAGGAAAGGCGTCGTGCGTAATAAAAATGATGCCCATGGCCCACCAAAGAAGCAAAGAGAGTTAAAGGTTCGTAACCAGAAAAATCGGAAAAAGGCTGCCAATAATACCTACATAAAAAAGCTCATAAAAAAACTTACAAATAAACTTATAAATACACTTGTAAACAAACTAACTAAAACTCTAATTATAAAAATATACTCAATCTTAATCTCATACTTAAACTTAAAGCCATAAAACCTCCACAAATAAAAAACATAAACCTTAAACTCTCGTGTTAAAGTGAAAGAAGTGTAGTTATAGCAGCCCCCGCAAAAAGCGGGGGCTGTTTTTATGAATGAGTAAATAGAACCCGCCCCGGCTGACGATTAAACCAACCATCCCGCCACTCTTAACTAGCCCGGACACCCGCCGGGTATGTTGGGACTTTTCAAAATTTCAGAAAAACACCCCTCTTTTTGGCCGTCTGCGGCACACCGTGCTTGTTACGGCACCTACGCAAGTATTGTATTATAGCGAGAGGGGAATATTTTTGCAAATTTTTTTAGGCGGCCAGAAGCTTTAGGTGTGAGGGGAACTAGCGATAAGTGCTCTTATATTTCCTACAGTCTAAAGGAGAAAATATATGATAAGTTATCAAAAATTAGTATGTGTTACTGCATTAGTAATATTAACTAGTTGCTCTAAATCTTATATAGGAAGGACTTATGTAAGTCAGACTTCACCTGAATATATTAGGTTTATTACTAAAGATACGATTGACTGGAATCATAAGGATGAAAAGTTATATTCATTTAGTGATGATTCATTCTCTATAATAGAATTAAAATATAGTATTGGAAAAATAGAAGGTAATATTAAAGTAAAAAATATAAATAAAACTGAAAAGTTTAGAGAAATTAGAGTTGTTTATACATCTTTAGTGGAGAAGACGATAGGATATATGTATATAAATGATGATAAATTAGTAAGAGATGATGAAATTTATTTATTACAAAAATAAGGAAAAGGTAGCGTCTACTTTTTTGCAACCCGCCGTTTGAATTCAACATATATTAAGAATGTTCGTTTACCACTGGGCGGGCCCCGCACTTTTTCCGAAGAGGGCCAAAGTGCGAGGCGGGTAAATATGGATGTGCCGATATTAAGGGTGGGGGAAATACACCTATTAAAGAAACGCCGGGGAATACGCCAGAGAAACGTAAGACGCGTTGGATTAATGGAGGGGAGGCGGCAGGTTTGTCTGAGGGGGTTTTCCGGAGGCCGACTTGGGGTTGCAGTCAAGGGAGGCCGAGGATAAGGGCCGACGCGCTGGAGAACCCGACCCCCTCAGACAAATCCGCCGATAGGACCCCGACTATGCTAACCTGCGGCGTGTTAACCAAAGCTATAGCCCGGCGTTACCTCGGCAGAGGGGACGTTGCGTCTTTTAGCAACTTATTATTTTTGGCTCGTTTTTAATAACTTCCCCTCTCCGATATAATTTACCTCCCCAGGAGAATTCAAACCGTTCCCCCGCCGTTACTTTAAAGAAATGGGGTCAGCCACCATTTAATATTGGCATAAGACTGGCTGCAACCACTGGGCGGGTGATTGAGATGTATCGTGACAAGGGCGGGGGAAATATACCTATTAAAGAAACGCCGGGGAATACGCCAGAGAAACGTAAGACGCGTTGGATTAATGGAGGGGAGGCGGCGGGTTTGTTTGAGGGGGTTTTCCGGAAGGCGACTTGGTCTTGCAGTCAGGGGAGCCTGAGGATAAGGGCGGCCGCGCTGGCCGACCCGACCCCCTCAGACAAACCCGCCGACAGGCCCCCGCACTTTTTCCAAGAGGCCAAAGTGCGGGACAAGCCCCGACTAGGCTATCCTGCGGTTCTAAACCCAAAGCTATAAGCATAAAACGAAAGCGCGGCGGCGGCGCAGCATTTGCGCTGCGGCGCGGTAATTTCTAGAATAGTTCTTAATACAATGGACAAACTTGACGACCTGCAAGTGGGCGACTGGGTGCGCTGGGGAGGATCCGACTGGGAAGTGACGGACAGGAATGTCTACACTAAATCCAGCGCCTACGATGAAGTGCACTGGAAGCTGGAACCGGACATGGGCCAGGAGCGGTACCTTGTCATGTCCAAAGAGGACAAAGGCTCCTCAGTGGAAGAGATATGTGTTTGCACCAGGGCAACGGGCATAGGCGGAGTGGAATACAGGACGCAGTCCGGCCAGTGGCAGGCCTTCAGGGAAACAGACTCGCTGAAAGAAGCCCCCGCGACGATCCGGTTTAAAAACCTGGAATTCGCCCTGGAGGGAGAAACAAGCGGGGAGGATGAAGACGACGACGGCAACACAGTAGTTACCCTGACCTGGGATTACTACGACACGCCGCGCTCCATCAACTTTGCCATAGAAATATGGAAAGAGGAGGACGCGGATTATTTTGACGCTTACTACGGGAATGTGACCAAACCGTCGGATTTTGAGCTGCTCCCGCACCGGGCTCCGTCGCTGGCTAAAAAAATAAAGGAGGGCGGTCAGGTCATCATCCTCTTCCTTTTTTCCTGCGTTTTTTTTCTGCCGCTGCTGGCGGGTATTCTGACCGCTTTTGACATAGGCGGCGAGTATGTTTTCGTGAGCGCCATACCCGTTTTGTTGATCCTTATAGCCGGGACTCTCACCGTTTCGATCGAACTGCTTGGCGCAGCGCTTATATCCGCCGTTATCGCGGCGGCGCTGCTGATAAAGTTCAGGGGGCTCGGCGCTTCCTACTGGGAATATTCCCTTTACGGCGCCATCGCGGGGCCGGCGCTGGTTTCGCTGCTGGGCAAACTGTTCCCCGGCGCCGGGCGCTGGGACAAGCCCCTGGCCGCGGCTAATGCCACAATGCTTAGCCTGTGGATAATCAGTTTTGCGCACTACATAACATCCGCCCCCCGGCCCCACGATCCGGGGGAACTGATCGTGGCCTGCGCGCTTCCTCTTGCGCCGGCCGCGCTGGTACTGGTACTTTATAGGATCAAAGAGACCGTAAATGGAAGATCATAGGCTTACTACGAGGGCAGTTCCGGGCGGGCTCGCCTTCTATATAGACGAGAACCTGCAATTTGACAGCCGCGACGAGGCCGTCTACCACGAGGCCCTGGCGCTGCCGCCTTTGCTTCTGGCGCGCCGGCGGCTGAAGCGTCCCCTGGACGCGCTAATACTCGGCGGAGGCGACGGCCTGGCGCTCAAGCGCCTGCTTGGAAGCCTCTGCCTGCGCTCCGCCGAACTTGTGGACTACGACAACAGCGTGCTGGCGCTCGCGCGCAAAGAGTTCCGGGAATTGAACGGAAACGCGCTTTACGACCCCAGGGCGCGCGTATACGCGCGGGACGCGCGGGAGCACCTGAAATCTTCACGCGGAATTTTCGACATTGTTTTAGCCGATTTCACTTTCCCCGAAGACCTGGCCGGAGGCTCGCTTTTCACCCGCTCCTTCTTCGCGGATGCGCGCGCAAGGCTGTCGCCAAAAGGCCTGTTCGCCATGAACGCGGTTTCTCCTGAGCGGTTCCCGGCCGCTTTCTGGTCCATATACAAAACCCTTATTGCCGCCAGGCTCTATCCAAGGCCGCTGCGCGTTCCCGTTCCCTCCTTCCGCTCCCATGGCTACGGGGACTGGGGAATGTTCCTGGCGTCCCCGCTCCCGCTCAAGGACGAAGAATTAAAATCACTGCGTTTTGCGCGCAGCAATTCCTGGCTTACCGGGGAAACTTTCCGGACGGCGCTGCGCCTGCGCGCGGCCGGTATTGAGCGCGGCCTGCCGCTGAGCAGAGTAATAAGGAAGCCCGGCGACATGCTGGCCCTGATAACCCTGCAGGAGCCCGACCCGGCCGGGGGACCCGCGCTGGCCGACTTTTCCGACTCCGCGGCCGTAAAAGAACTGCTCCGGGGCCTGCCGGGCGCTGAAAAGCTCTGGTGGCCGCAGCTCGCGGGCGAGTGGGAATGGCGCCTTAAGGAAACATTGAAGCGGCTTGACTGGGAGCTTTTCCTTGAGGAACTGGAGAAAAATGCCGGTTCTCTCTCGGATAAAGCGCTTGCGGAAATACGCGCCCTGCGCGAAAACCTGCCCGATTTTCTTGAAGGCGCCCTGCCGAGCACCGACCGCGCCTGGCAGGTATTCGCCCTGCTGATGACGCTGCTGGTTTTAGTTAATGTGGCCTATCCCGACAACGCCTACGCAAAAGGCTCGTATTACAGCGGCGGGTCCGGCGGCGGCGGCGACCTTGAGATAACTTTTTTTATGCAGCAAACCCGTTCACCGCTGCACAATCCCGTATTCCAGGGGGACGATGTCCTGTATACGCTCACCTCCGCCGGTAAGCTCCGCTCGGTGTCTTTCGTAAAGTACAGGGCCCCCGGGTCGGCCTACGCGATAGGCCGGCTGGTGGAGGACCGCCTGTTCTTCGCTCTCTCGGACGAGTCTTTTGTTTCAAAGAACGGCGACCTTTTTATAGCGCCGGGCCCGCAGAACTTCCTTATGAAAGCGCAGCCCGGCGGCTTCCTGTTGCTGGATAAAACCCAGCCCGAGCCTGTGTTCGAGTTTTACCCCGAGGATAACTCCCTGCAAAACGCGCGCGCAGCGATAGACTTGAACAGTAAGGCGGCGGATAAGGCGCTGGCCGACTATTCCAAATGGCTCGCCTGGGCCTCCCCCGCGGCCGCTGTTTCCAAAGAAATACGCGCGGAGGAGAATGAAACCCGGAATATTTCCGACATACGGGAAGCCCTTGAAAAAGCGCGCGCAAACCTGCAGACGGGCGCGCCGGGCCCCCGGCCGGAAATACCTCCGGACTGGTTCCGCCTTGCGCCCGGGCTTTACCTCGCGGGAAACGGAGCTATAACGCTTCTGCACAGTAACGGGGGAATATATTCATACCCTTTCAAGGACGTTTCTTCTTCCGCGTACACAGCGCTCCCCGAAAACGAATCCCTGGAAGTATTCATTGACGAAATGCTCAAGCTCCGGTGCGCGCAGACCGCGCCCAACGACCCGCGCAAGGCCGTGTTTGAAAAACTTATAAACAGATGAGAATAAAACCGCTTAAAAAAGAGCATTC harbors:
- a CDS encoding caspase family protein, yielding VTSVAFSPDGQYALSGSYDKTLKLWDIATGQLVRTFEGHGNSVTSVAFSPDGKYTLSGSYENTLKLWYAAPNYAYAVASELRADYPVPALPGKMEQGRYERKSSFDARVEKTKADYERAVKAYNARLPAGPSAGEFGRAFAAFYGKPRIASTSYAADTGIFTFKVSASGAQDKREYVFELKQPVPNAEAENFEPALKSARPVVYFRLANGAISPSGAKVEVNGKKYDAMPAAETVQAAPEVADLSGLIGTTIRPGQIEISAIATNTDNPKLAAKAAELAKLRKENADKATIAEMEAEISKLKDEGVPTYTSDVDAANFKNAERGEDFALIVGVESYEQKDLPKADYAERDAEAVKQYLLALGLPERNIKLLKGSGATYAKLRSYLESWLPKNVKEDSRVFFYFSGHGAPDAKTGSAYLLPWDGNPEFLETSAYPLKEAYENLGKLKARQVVVALDSCFSGAGGRSVIQKGARPLVVVRNINALPQSLTLLAAASGDEITGGLEEQGHGIFTYHLLKGIYSGIADSSKLCKYFKPKVQDAAARQNRTQTPICKGADVDFLR
- a CDS encoding fused MFS/spermidine synthase; this encodes MEDHRLTTRAVPGGLAFYIDENLQFDSRDEAVYHEALALPPLLLARRRLKRPLDALILGGGDGLALKRLLGSLCLRSAELVDYDNSVLALARKEFRELNGNALYDPRARVYARDAREHLKSSRGIFDIVLADFTFPEDLAGGSLFTRSFFADARARLSPKGLFAMNAVSPERFPAAFWSIYKTLIAARLYPRPLRVPVPSFRSHGYGDWGMFLASPLPLKDEELKSLRFARSNSWLTGETFRTALRLRAAGIERGLPLSRVIRKPGDMLALITLQEPDPAGGPALADFSDSAAVKELLRGLPGAEKLWWPQLAGEWEWRLKETLKRLDWELFLEELEKNAGSLSDKALAEIRALRENLPDFLEGALPSTDRAWQVFALLMTLLVLVNVAYPDNAYAKGSYYSGGSGGGGDLEITFFMQQTRSPLHNPVFQGDDVLYTLTSAGKLRSVSFVKYRAPGSAYAIGRLVEDRLFFALSDESFVSKNGDLFIAPGPQNFLMKAQPGGFLLLDKTQPEPVFEFYPEDNSLQNARAAIDLNSKAADKALADYSKWLAWASPAAAVSKEIRAEENETRNISDIREALEKARANLQTGAPGPRPEIPPDWFRLAPGLYLAGNGAITLLHSNGGIYSYPFKDVSSSAYTALPENESLEVFIDEMLKLRCAQTAPNDPRKAVFEKLINR